One Papaver somniferum cultivar HN1 chromosome 10, ASM357369v1, whole genome shotgun sequence genomic window carries:
- the LOC113318112 gene encoding cyclin-T1-4-like, translating into MSFSRIARRRGVNFQHEFESSINRNNMYQHKNPHYCNSKTSYLHGMPRNYGECVYNVRSDENANPLKRRKCSNSGDSQRYYRQPNSNGPSTSNSLFIASTRPDVNNSTVIGCKRDRSQIDDEVEFFSRDEIERLSPSRKDGIDPLRETYLRNSYCSFLQNLGTRLELPQTTIGTAMVLCHRFFVRRSHACHDRFLISTAVLFLAAKSEETPCPLNNVLRVSYEICYKQGLNFFPYLLPVDWFEQYRERVIDAENIILRTLDFELNVEHPYDPLTSVLNKLGLSQTVLIHLALNLVSEGLRSSLWLQFKPHHIAAGAAYLAAKFLNFDLAAYQTMLQEFHTTPSIVQDVVQQLMELF; encoded by the exons ATGTCTTTCTCGCGGATAGCTCGCAGACGAGGAGTGAATTTCCAACATGAATTTGAGTCCTCTATCAACAGAAACAACATGTACCAGCACAAAAACCCACATTATTGCAATAGCAAAACGAGCTACCTTCATGGCATGCCTAGAAATTATGGGGAATGTGTTTATAATGTTAGAAGTGATGAAAATGCTAATCCTTTGAAGAGGAGAAAATGTTCGAATTCTGGGGATAGCCAGAGATACTACCGGCAGCCTAACAGCAATGGTCCTTCGACAAGCAATAGTTTATTTATTGCTTCTACAAGACCTGATGTGAATAACTCAACCGTAATAGGTTGTAAACGTGACAGGTCACAGATAGATGACGAAGTAGAGTTTTTTTCTAGAGATGAGATCGAGAGACTGTCCCCATCAAGAAAGGATGGTATCGATCCTCTCCGAGAAACATATCTTCGTAATTCTTACTGTTCATTTCTTCAGAATCTGGGTACACGACTTGAATT GCCACAGACTACCATTGGAACCGCAATGGTTCTTTGCCACCGCTTTTTTGTTCGAAGATCACATGCTTGTCACGATAGATTT TTGATCTCGACGGCAGTCCTTTTCCTCGCGGCGAAGTCTGAGGAGACGCCGTGCCCTTTGAACAATGTATTGAGGGTGTCATATGAAATTTGCTACAAGCAGGGTCTTAATTTCTTTCCTTATCTTCTCCCTGTG GACTGGTTCGAGCAGTATCGGGAACGTGTTATTGATGCCGAGAACATAATACTGAGAACACTGGATTTTGAGCTTAATGTGGAGCATCCCTACGATCCTCTGACATCAGTCCTTAACAAATTAGGACTATCACAGACTGTTTTGATCCATTTGGCACTAAACTTGGTCAGTGAAGG GCTTCGGAGCTCACTTTGGCTTCAGTTCAAACCTCATCATATTGCTGCTGGTGCTGCATATCTTGCTGCAAAGTTCCTTAATTTTGATCTCGCAGCTTACCAAACAATGTTGCAAGAGTTCCATACAACACCTTCCATTGTGCAAG ATGTGGTCCAACAGTTGATGGAGCTCTTTTAG